CACCGCCACCGGCGGGCAGGGGCTGCCGATCGTCAGCAGCATCGTGCCGGGCAGCTGGGCCGATCTGGCCGCACCCGTCACCAGCACGCTCGACCTTGCGCGGGCACGCACGCTGCTCGACGAAGCCGGCTGGAAGCTACCTGCGGGCCAGGTGATCCGCCAGCAGAGCGGTGTGACCCTGACGGCCCAGCTGTTTGTGCGCGGCGACGACGCCCGGCGCGTCGCGGCGGCCGAGGCCATCGCGCGCGCGGCCCAGCAGATCGGCATGCGCATCGACGTACAGCGCGCCGACTTCGCGACCGTGATTACATCAAAATACGCGCCGCCCTACGACTTCGACCTGCTGCTGGGCAGCTGGTCGAATGGCGCCGGCGATCCGGCCTTCGCCGATTATGCCTTCTACGACCCCGACGACTTCGCGCTGTTCCATAATAGCCAGATCAACCAGGGTGTGGCCGACACGCGTGCAGTGCTGAATATCGGCGCCTTCGACGACCCCGTCTACAACAACCAGGCCGCCGCTGCCCACCAGCTCTACGATGCCGGCGAGCGCCTGAAGGCGATCACACAGGCGCAGCAGCGCATTATGCAGGCCCGCCCGTACCTGTTTCTGTGGGCCGATCGAATCCCGGTTGTCCTGAGCCCGCAATTCACGACGCTCGATGGCCCGGTACAGCTGAATACGCCCATGTATCTGAGCAATATTGAGCGCTGGTATCTGAAAAGGTGATCGGTTGGCGGTTGTAGCGGCAGCCGCCCGATTCGGTAATGCGCACACGGAGGCAAGAACCATGACTGTTACGACCACTCGTCGAATTGGTGTTCTCACAAGCGGTGGCGATGCGCCGGGCCTCAACGCGGTGATCCGCGCCGTCGTCAAAACGGCCAACGGCCTGGGCTACGAAGTGCTAGGCATTCAACGCGGCTACGAGGGCTTGATTGGCGAGCCAGACTTTCGGATCCTGACCGGTGCCGACGTGAGCGGGCTATTGCCGATGGGCGGCACCATCCTACAGACGACCAACAAAGGCCACTTTGGCGGCAAGCGTGTTGCCACCGCCGAGGACGACCCGTACCAGGAGGCCTTTGCGAATATTCAGAAGTTGGGCCTGAACGGCCTGATCACGATTGGCGGCGAAGGCACGCAGTCGATCGCGCTTGATCTCGCGCGTATGGGCGCTCCGGTGATTGGCGTGCCAAAGACGATCGACAACGACCTGGCCGGCACCGACCGCACATTCGGCTTCGATACTGCGCTTCAGGTGGCCACCGATGCGATCGACCGCCTGCACACCACTGCTGCCAGCCACAATCGCGTGATGGTGCTCGAAGTGATGGGCCGCCACGCCGGCTGGATCGCCCTGCATTCGGGCATCGCCGGCGGCTCCGATGTGATCATCATCCCCGAGATCCCGTTCGATGTGCAAAAGGTTGCCGACAAGATCATGGAGCGCGAGCAGTTCGGCAATACCTTCAGCATCGTGGTGGTAGCCGAAGGCGCCTCGCCCAAGGGCGGCACTGCGTTTTACATGGCACCTGGCCGCCTTGGCGGTGTCGGCACCACGCTCACCGAGCAGCTGGCGCAGATCACCGGCAAAGATTGCCGCACCGTCGTGCTGGGGCACTTGCAGCGCGGCGGCCCACCCACGCCCTATGATCGTATTCTGGCTACGCGCTTCGGCGCGGCGGCTGTCACCGCGTTGAACGACGGCATCACCTGCGAGATGGTCGCGCTGCGCGCACAGGATATCATTACAGTGCCGCTTGAAGAGGCCTGCGGTCACCTCAAGACGGTGCGCCCGCATAGCGACCTGGTGCGCACCGCGCGCGGCCTGGGCGTAGGCTTCGGCGACTAACCGCCCACCTGCGTGGGTTTAATGGGGAGGTTTGGCGGGGCGCGCTCCGCCAAACTCTACACGACACAATGGATCTGCTCTGGCTCGGCTACGATGGTTTATCCGTCCGCTACATCGACGTAGCGGCGATACTGCTGTACCACCCCTCGCTCGACGCGCGCATCATCGGCACCTATGGGCGCGTCCCCGCCACCGTGCGCGCGGTTGTCGTCACTGGCGACGGCGCATACCTACCGTCGAGTTGGCCGGCCAAACACCTGCGCCAGCGTTGGTCGAGCTGGCGCGGCGCGCGGGCCTGAGCAGCCCGGCATACCTCTTCCACCTCGCTCTACGGAACCGTACCTGCTTTGCTGCTATTTCGTTGCATGCTTCAGGACGCCAACGCAGTACACTATGGCCAGTTACGCATGGTTCTTGCGAACCATGCGGTTATGCGCATACCAAATTGGCGTGATCGCATATGGTTTCGGGTGCGCGCACGGCTTTGCCGCCCCCCAGCACCTGTATGCATCCAATACGCTACCGGAACGGCTCGCAGTGTTAGCGAACTGTAATTCTCACAGGGTAGTTGCAATCCATATCTAGAGGTATAGTCATGGAGATAGTAACGTGCGCCATTGGCCGCGAGGTCGATGTCTACCTGGCAATTGGGCGCGGGCGCGATATGGCCACCGCGCTGGGCTTCGATGAGATCGACCGCACCCGCATTGAGATCGTCATCCTGGAGCTGACCCGCAATATCCTCGTGCATGCCGGAAGTGGCCAGCTGCGCCTTGAGATGCTGGCCGACGGCGAGCGCCGTGGCATCGCGGTGATCGCTACCGACCAGGCCAACGGCATCGCCGATATCGATCTGGCGCTGCGCGATGGCTACAGCACCGCGCAAACGCTCGGGGCCGGGCTGCCGGGCGTGCGCCGCCTGATGGACGAATTTGCGATTACGTCGCAGGTGGGCCAGGGCACCAGCGTGCGGGCGGTGAAGTGGCTGAGCCGCCCACGGCTGGCCGGGATCCAGGGAGGGCGGCAATCGTGACGATCTCCTGGGGCGCGGTCTGCCGCGCAAAACAAGGCCAGCTGGTGTCGGGCGATATCTACCTTGTGCAAGAGTACTCGGCAGGCCAGGTAATCGCAGCAGTGATCGACGGCCTGGGTGGCGGCAGCGAGGCCGAGCATGCAGCCCGGCTGGCCGAGCAGACGCTGCTCAGCTCGCCTGAGCTGCCACTCCAAGAGCTGACCCGCCGCTCGCATGCGGCACTGCACGGCACGCGCGGCGCTGTGATCGGGGTGCTGCGGCTCGAACTCGACAATAGCGTGGCCGCGTACGTCGGCGTCGGTAATATTGGTATGCAGGTGTATAGCCGCCAGCCGATCAAGCCGATCTCGAAAAATGGCATCATCGGGTTCCGCTTACCAACCCTGCTCGAATTACGTTATGTCTACGACCCTGGCGATATCTTTGTGCTCTACAGCGACGGGATCTCGAGCCAGTTTGCCCAGGATGGAACAATCGATATCAAGCAGCCGCCCCAGCAGTTAGCCGAGCGTGTGCTGGCTTCCTACGGTAAGCTCAGCGATGATGCGACGGTGGTTGTGATTAAAACATAGCATGATGAATACGCCGTTGCGCCACTGGTTAATCGAACACCGCGAGCCACTCCTCGCGCACTGGCAGCTGCTGATCGAGCAGCAAGCCGGCGCACTTGTGGCGCACCACCAGCCTACCCCGGCGCTGAACGGCTCGGCGGGCTTCCCGGCCGAACGCACTATCTTGCTGGCATCGTTGTACGAGGGGCTGGTCGATGCTGCCGGCGACGATGTCGCGCCGCTGAATGACCGCCTGCGCCACCTGCATGCATTGCGCCAGCAACCGGGCGAGGCCGATCTGCCGCGCTATCTGTCGATCATGGCTCAGCTGCGCCGCGCCGGCTGGGATCTGCTGAGCGATAGCGCGCATATGCCCACTAGTGTGGGCGAGTTCGAAACCTGGCGCAACCTGATCGAGCAGTTCGATCGCCTGATCGAACAGACCACCCAGGCCCTGGCCGAGCAGTGGGTCTCGGCCGCCGGGGTGCTGCAGCACGAGTTGCACGAGACCAAGCTGCTGGTCGAGAGCCTGTATCACGACGCCGAGGCCACCGACCGCACCACCCTGCAGGTGTCGAACCTCAACCAGATCGCCCAGGGCCTCTCGGCAAACATGGATCGTACCCAGCAGCTCGAGATCGTCGGCTCGACTCTGCGCGCCACGCTCGAGGTTGCACTCCTCTCGATCTGGCTGTTCGACGCCGAGGCCCAGGCGCTGATCCTCGCACGCAGCTGGGGCCACGATACGGCATGCCCGCCACTTGGCACCGCCGACACCCCGGCAGTAGCCGAAGACCTGATGCTCCGCGCGTTTCGCGGCGGCGAGATTGTCGCTGTGAAAACCGCCGACCCGGCCAAGCAGGGGCCGTGGTATCGGCCGGGCCACGCCGTGCTGAACGTGCCAATGATTGTGCAGGGCCAGGTGGTTGGCGTAATTGCCATCCAGGATGCCTCGAACCAAACCTTCCTCGATCGCTCGCAGCAGGAGTTCGTCAAGTCGGCCGCCAGCCAGGCGGCGATTGCGCTCGAAAACACGCGCCTCTATAACGAGGTGCTGCGCTTCAACTCGGTGCTCGAGCAGCGGATCGCCGAGCGCACCAACCAGCTGAAGATCGAGCGCGACACCCTCGAGACGGTCAATCAGATTGCGATCGAGACCAGCAGCACACTCGACCGCGACTTGCTGCTCGAGGCGTCACTGACCGCACTGGCCAAGCTGGTTGGGGTCAAGTACGGCTCGATCATGCTGGTCGAGGCCGAGACCGACCACCTGATCGACTGTGCGGTGCTCGGCCGCACCGGCGAGATCGGCTATACACGCTTTGCCATGGGCCAGGGGATCGTTGGCTGGGTGGCCCAGCATAAGCGGCCGGCGATCGTGCCGGATGTATGCGCCGACCCGCGCTGGGTGCCGCTACCCGACACCAACGGCGAGATGCGCAAGACAACCGGCTCGATGATTGCG
The sequence above is drawn from the Candidatus Kouleothrix ribensis genome and encodes:
- a CDS encoding SpoIIE family protein phosphatase: MTISWGAVCRAKQGQLVSGDIYLVQEYSAGQVIAAVIDGLGGGSEAEHAARLAEQTLLSSPELPLQELTRRSHAALHGTRGAVIGVLRLELDNSVAAYVGVGNIGMQVYSRQPIKPISKNGIIGFRLPTLLELRYVYDPGDIFVLYSDGISSQFAQDGTIDIKQPPQQLAERVLASYGKLSDDATVVVIKT
- a CDS encoding anti-sigma regulatory factor, with the protein product MEIVTCAIGREVDVYLAIGRGRDMATALGFDEIDRTRIEIVILELTRNILVHAGSGQLRLEMLADGERRGIAVIATDQANGIADIDLALRDGYSTAQTLGAGLPGVRRLMDEFAITSQVGQGTSVRAVKWLSRPRLAGIQGGRQS
- a CDS encoding 6-phosphofructokinase, producing the protein MTVTTTRRIGVLTSGGDAPGLNAVIRAVVKTANGLGYEVLGIQRGYEGLIGEPDFRILTGADVSGLLPMGGTILQTTNKGHFGGKRVATAEDDPYQEAFANIQKLGLNGLITIGGEGTQSIALDLARMGAPVIGVPKTIDNDLAGTDRTFGFDTALQVATDAIDRLHTTAASHNRVMVLEVMGRHAGWIALHSGIAGGSDVIIIPEIPFDVQKVADKIMEREQFGNTFSIVVVAEGASPKGGTAFYMAPGRLGGVGTTLTEQLAQITGKDCRTVVLGHLQRGGPPTPYDRILATRFGAAAVTALNDGITCEMVALRAQDIITVPLEEACGHLKTVRPHSDLVRTARGLGVGFGD
- a CDS encoding GAF domain-containing protein translates to MMNTPLRHWLIEHREPLLAHWQLLIEQQAGALVAHHQPTPALNGSAGFPAERTILLASLYEGLVDAAGDDVAPLNDRLRHLHALRQQPGEADLPRYLSIMAQLRRAGWDLLSDSAHMPTSVGEFETWRNLIEQFDRLIEQTTQALAEQWVSAAGVLQHELHETKLLVESLYHDAEATDRTTLQVSNLNQIAQGLSANMDRTQQLEIVGSTLRATLEVALLSIWLFDAEAQALILARSWGHDTACPPLGTADTPAVAEDLMLRAFRGGEIVAVKTADPAKQGPWYRPGHAVLNVPMIVQGQVVGVIAIQDASNQTFLDRSQQEFVKSAASQAAIALENTRLYNEVLRFNSVLEQRIAERTNQLKIERDTLETVNQIAIETSSTLDRDLLLEASLTALAKLVGVKYGSIMLVEAETDHLIDCAVLGRTGEIGYTRFAMGQGIVGWVAQHKRPAIVPDVCADPRWVPLPDTNGEMRKTTGSMIAVPLIAHHQTLGVLLLSHEQIGYFNDDHLRLLNASAGQIAIGINNAQLYTEIEKELLHRSEMFQRQESEASQSQAILQSLSDGVIVCGEDGAVLTANMACERILERSIEELVIWNLPELLRRLLGRRADEVPVEELLARPIDAYHKLRSFATVFQMGTRMISITLGPVLNSKDALMGAVALFRDITREVESDRLKTEFIGTVSHELRTPMTSIKGFTQLLSMGSLGPVNDTQKEFLQIIQTNAERMISIINDLLDITKIETGSVELDLRPLHLAETLSTVMMELQPAIREREHELVISIPPGLPLVRADSRRLNQILGNVLSNAVKYTPRGGKIELDAREVGSDGVPEQWRDGLKPDARYALVEIRDSGVGIAAEDLDRIFDRFYRTENPLKVEAGGTGLGLSLVRPLIELFGGRIWVQSVLGEGSTFSMLIPAAL